The segment TCATACAGTCATATCAAGAatttatatgttatgttataccCCCGTAAACTTTTAAAACTGCTGACACTATGCAGTTCCAAAGATGTGATATGCTGTTGTTTTATTCAAGGCATGCAAAGGTGCCTAGGATGCTGCTTAATTATGACTTGACATGAATCATAGCTTAACATGTCTGTTCAAGCTTTTTTTACAAACTTTCTCACCTGGCGAGGTGGGGCTGGCCTGCTGTGGACGCTCGGGAAACTTAATCGCCACATCAAACTGGGAAGTGATATTCTGTACCTTCACCCCCTTTGGCCCCATGAGGGATCGATGGTGCTTCTGCGGGATGATGCAAGGGATGGTCACTTGCTGCTCCTGAAATATAAGAAAGGAACACAAGATTGTTTTCCTGTCCAGTATAGTGTCTATACAAGCTAGTCAAAAAGTCATCTCAGCTTGCTTTAAAAGGTCTGTTATCATCTGAAGTagaataatattacaataatgtTATTAGATATTAATCTCCCAAACATTTCCATTTCTGTCATTCAaagaaagaatagaaaaaaTTTGTAAGAGGTCCACCATGTGTGATTTCCATTCTCCCTCCTCCAATGGGGTGGAGTTAACATATTTAGCTTTCCCTTGCTTCTCTCTGTGGGTTTTTCCCTAGTTaaagggaatttttttttaccgaaACCAATTATGTGCAAAATTACGATTTAGGCAAAAACATTTTGGCACCATGATCAAAGAAAACACAGTAATTTAATGAATGAAACTGTTAAACCATCAAAACACTAGGGGTTGTGCCTTGTAATCATATCTGGAGGTGGCACTTCCACAAGGGTCAACATCAAAATGTTTGCACTCggagcaggaggaggaggaggaggaagatttTGCTCAGTTGATGGTTGCTAATCATCGATATCACTACATCAATAAGCTTAACCATCATAAAATGGTTGGATCTTAAAAATCTCTGTGAAATAAATCCTCGCGATAGAACAACGGACTGACCAGATCTTCAACGATGGCCTCAATTCTCTGCTTTGCACCGTCCACACAGTTCTTGGCGCCCTTGATGGTGACCACCGAGCTGTCGCTGCCGTTCCTTGGAAAGCTGATGGTGACACCGCCGTACTCGTCTCCGATCTCTCGGAGCACCTGACCTCTTCGAGCAACAAAGTGGCGATGGTACTTTGGGTCCACGTTCATCTGAATCTCTGTCACGTTATCCTGGGGagtggaagaaagaaaaatgtgaggagggggagtggggaggggttTAGAAAACATGACTGCAAAAGTAGGTGCTATAAGAACATCATGGAAAATGTCCATTTACCACTGATCATGAAGTGTTCCAATGTGATCTGATGTTATTTATGCTTGGATATTATGTACGATTGACTTATTATAACAAACAATGATTATTCTGATGATTTTGCTGAAATATTAACAGCCATTTTGCAACATGTTTTACTCAGCTAGAATGATAAATCATAACCCATCTGCCCATTGACCCTTAGAACACTCAATCCCCATCTGCTCATGGCACTGTTTAAAGCATTTGGATTTCTGCAATGGTTCACTACACCATTACTAACACTCACCCCTTCACCTACACCCGCCCccatccctcctcccctccccaaccctgtCTCACACACCTGCCAACCAATCACAAAATTCCTTACCAGTTCCTTAATGAGAGCTTCTAATTTAACTTTGGCTTCATTCACTGCAGTTTTGGTCCCTATGACGGTTATGAGTGTTTGGTCGTCATCCCTGGCGGATGGGAACACGATCCTGGCGCGAGTCTCCTCGCGTACCTTGCGTATGTTCGCACCCCCTCGGCCAATCAGGAACCTGTGATACTCAGGGTTGCAGTGTATTTCCTCAGAGTAACTAGCTTCCTCCTGTATCGTAGAAACAAGTagcaaaagaaaatgttcacaCCAAAAAATGCAGGTATGATAATGATGACGGTTTGTACGCGGACTGTTTCACTCTCAAGAAAATTCACAAAAACTTGGAAGTTGAGAAATATGTACAATGTAAACACCAACTTATTTCCAAGAATTACATAGTGGTACACCTTGGAGAAATCCTTTGTCTACAATATGTTATCCCATGCAACTAGTGGCTTATGTACTGTCAGTGTTGTGAAAATCCTTTTTGTCCTTAAGCACATGTATTGTTGTACACATTGTTGGACAAACCCAACAGCAGTGCCCATTTAGCATTGGGCACCTTAGTAAATGACACTTAATTCTGGTGCACTTAACTATTAAACAGAGTTAGTATTGTGCACATGGGTGCTACACGTGCCTAGAATTGAGCACATGTATTGTTGTACATGTTGTTGCACAGACCCAACAGAAGTGCCCATTTAGTTTTGGACACCTAAGTAAATGAACCACTTACTTCTGGTGCACTTAACCGTTAAACAATATTAACATAACAGTATTGAACACATCTGGTATTGTGCATGGTGTTAAGTGTTAAAAAATAAAGGGGTCGTACGAATGAAAGTATTCTGCATTTAACTTTTGTGTCATTTACTAAGGTGCCCAACACTAAATGGGCACTTCTGTTGGGTGTGTCCAACAACATGTACAACAATACATGTGCTCAATACTAGGCATGTGTAGCACCCATGTGCACAATACTAACACGAGTAGTGTCATTGTCCACATTCTGCATAAAGGTATTGTATGCTGTGTACACAAAGTGTTGTGTACATGACCGTTGTGCGACACACAGGCCAGACGAAAATTTGGCCTGTTGGTTTTCTCCTTCAAAACTCTCGTACATTAGACTGTAAAACTCACAGAGTTACcgataaataaaaaacaacttaCCCTTTGGCTAGCCAGGTCTAAGAGTTGTTTCTTGGCCTTGTCGACCTCTTCCTTGACCCCACGGATTCGGACCTTGTCCGCGTTGTCCTTCCCTGGAGGAAAATGAATCATGACACCGCCGCACTCCTCCACGATCGACTTGATGAGGGTACCCTTGGGTCCGATGATGGATTGGTGATGTTTGGAGGGGATGTTGACTTCCTCTTCGACAATATTGGCCTGCAAGAGGATGCATGGGAGGTTAAGCCACAAAATACTATCGTTGTCGTACCTCTTAGAAATGTGGCAGGGAATTAATTTGGCATAGCCTAGCAAAAGCACCCTCTGCAAAATTGGCCAATACCATACACAAAGAGACACACATCAGTAGCAGTGTTTTGGAACAAAAGAACCTACTCAATTCCTTAGCTAAATCTCTGTGACCGGAATGTACACGTTCGGTTTCTGATAATGTCAATCTTTTGTATACCTCGTGTAGAGTTAAATGAGAACCTGCCTAGTGACACCTTTTTCTGAAGGTTATGATACCCATGTATACTTAACAGCCTAACTGTGTAATCAACAAATACTTCTTCTTAGGCCTGGTTAAGATTTGCACCAGACACAATGGGTTTCATTTGAGAAACTGGTGACACATTCATTAGTAAAAATAACATCACCATATTTTCTTTCTCACCAGATTCAGTTGAAAACTACGGGAACGGTTTTTCCCCCACGCCCATCAAAGGTACAAACTAGCAGACATAAAATGAGTAATggaacaagaaaaacaaacagacaTGCCCCTACTTAACATAGTATTTACCTAACTCTTATTAAAAGTGTCGCAGGTCTAGGCTAAGTTTGagaaatcaaaacaaactcaatTGACACAACACTTCCTGTTCCAACTAAAAATAAGCAATCGCTATCTCCGCTTCAAATTATTAACACAAAAGCACAGAGAAGGAAATGTGAGAATTGAACGCATCTATCCAAACACAAGACTTTCACAATTTTGAGACATAAAGTTCCCTGTTGAGAaacaacagagaaaaaaaaatgtgaaaccTACCAGTTCGTCCTGGATGGCCAGAATTTTACTTTTAGCCTTCTGGACGTTTTCTTTCCGGCCGGTGACTGTGATCATGTTGCTGGAGCTGTTCTCTGTCGGGATCTCAATCCTCGTGTCCGTCTCATCCTTGATCTGATGacgaagaaaattaaaaatgtcgaGTGACTCAGACAAGTTTATGTCAAATATTTACCACCCCTCTCTGCCCcaaccccactcccacccccatAAATATTATACGGCAACTTTTGAGTAAATGACTACAATTCATGTCAGGAAATATCACTGATAATAACTCTTACTATGAAGTGACCCGCTTCAACTCTTCTTGAGGCAAATAATTCAGTCAAACTTGTCCGACGACGACAAAAGGTTGAACACAAAAGGCAGCAAAATGAACACTTTGTTGTCATAAACACAATTACCGGTCTCTAGTCTAGCCTACTGATACAATAGCAATGAAATTGGATAAGAACTAAAGATGGACTCTAACAGCATCTGTTATGGCTAAATGGCTGCCTTGAGCTGTTTACAGTCCCATACAACTAGTACTGTCGGCTGTCATAACTTCTTACTAACTTCTAACTACTACTTCTAACTAACTTCTAACTTCTACTACTAACTTCTTACTAACTTCTTACTGACATAACTTCTGACTAACTTAGAAGATGAAACCCCAGTCAATGCTACCCCCAGATGAACAATAATCTCCTCTCTTCAGAACACTTTTCCCTGCTAGAAGGAAATtgttgaaaataagaaaaacagaCAGACCTATTTATAGTACTTGCTAATGACCCTCAGCCCAACACTCCTTAAAATGTTGTGACATTTGATATAATTGGAAGTTTTCAGTCATTTAAACTTCAACAAGTCAAGAAAGTTATGAAGGTTGTCCTGGCTAAGCACATCACTTCACAAAGTACTCTTTTCACAGAGACATTGTATTCATACCTAGATTCAGGGAGACATGAGAAATAGACCTGTCCATCACATGACTTGGGCATGAAAAACATTAATTAACTGCCAAGTAAGTTTtagaggcggggggggggggggttactgcTGGAGAGAGAGTGCTGCTTTCTTCTCCATCTCAAACAACTGCCACCTGCTCAAGTAAATTGCTCACCCAAAGGAAACAGCGCTTTTTAGCATATGGAATATCTCAAGAAAATCACATTTGTCGCAATTAGCTCTTTGGCTAACGAGGCATTGATCATCAAGGGCAATGCCAAAAATGACACCAAAAATAATACGGAGATATACTCTGCTCTAAGCCGACTATGTTTAGGGTAACTCACCTTGTTGATTGTAGCCCCTCCACGTCCAATGATGTTCTTGTGTAGTTGCTTCATGATTGGGATCTGTTCCTCGTAGTTCTCCGTAGTCTGCAGAGGAACAAAAAAGTCATTGAAAACGGTCGCTCCGCTATTGTGCAAAAATTGACGATTTCAGAAAATGTATTCCATCAAACCTCTCTGATAGTAACTCAAAGTAACTCATAATCTTTGACCTGTTATCCACGGAATGTAAATTTAGGATTCCCCCGAGTACAACATCGATCGTAATTGTTCACTTATTCTACAAGCACTTTCCTCAACTGTGAAACTAAATAAAATTATGCTCTTGTTTGATGTGATGAAACCATATTTTGTGCCTTTTATAGACAGATTACATCAAAAAAGAAACCCTTAAGGTTACTTCAATGAGGCCTCACCAGTTTGGTTGCCATGTGCTGCAGGAAGGTATAGCACTTATCCACATCTCCCTTGGGTCCTCTGAGGGCCACCACATCGGACTTCTTCCCGGCGCTCGGGAAGGTAATCTGGACCTGTAACGGAAGCAGACAGCAAACACATGATCTCCCAAACATCACCGACGTTACATTTACAGTATGTCTCTTCATATGATACTCTGTCTCTGTTTAGTTGTTAGAATTGTTCTGCTACCAGATTCATTCATGACAAATTGAAAATGTCCTTACTGAACTTTTAGAATCTAGTAGCAGTTCATGAATTTTAATGTCAGTTTTATCACACCTAGCAGGTATCGcacaaaccagaatgcaaaaatgcattgtggttttgatgatgtaacatttatgagcagttttcttcatgaatctgacgtaatgtatagtgagggtgtacatgttgacaagggtttcacgatttgacctctgatgacccaaaatgacctttgatctccaccaaaaacaaaaggcttcttGTACACAATGTGGTCCTtctgcacaccaaatatgaaatttgtctgactttcccatcttgagatatcgtgttaacaagctgGGCATCAATAAACGCACTCACACAACCACACACAAATATGAATGCATagggttacgattatcatcgaaaccaacaAGACTTATCCAACTAAGACTGTATTTCGAGGTTGTTTTTCACCTAATGTACTGTTACTAAAAGCAGTGAAACACACAGTTGAAAAACTTTAGTGTCTATTAAGGTGAGCAACTCGCATATCTACTAAGGAAAGGGCTAATCATTTGACATATTGTCTGAGGCTAACCTGGTTGAACTTCTCTCTGATCTCTTTGATATTCTCTCCTCCCTGTCCGATGATCAGACGATGGAATCTGTACTCAATCATGATGTCACGTTGCTTCTCATTCTCCTGTAAACGAAATAGATTTGTTAAAGACACTTTCAAAAACAACATATCTTTCACGGAATGAAGTACAATATCACCTCCCATTTCTTAGGTAGAGGGTTTCATTACAGACAATGGTCTCAAGTCACTGTGACACAAATTTTAAGGAAAAATGGTTCAATGTTCACATTTGTTGTTAGAACATTCGAGAACTTAACAACCAACTATTCTGCAGGATAATTATGGCATCTTTCCCAACCGAATTGAAATTTGACAATATAAAGAGTCGAGGTAAGGGCCGTTgaaatttcacacaaaaaataacCAAAGGCAGTTAACACCCCAAACATCAAAACCCCAAACATGACTTGGAGATTTACAAATGACAATCCTTTACCTGTCTTTCTTCAAGATAAGCATTCTAATCTACCTTGCTTTCAAAAATTGGTGATCCTTTAGCTGCCTTAAATTCCCAACAAGATTCCAGCATATCTAAATTACACTTGAAAAGAGGAATAGTAGATTTGAGAGAAAGAGGGAGCCAAACATTGACACCCTTAAGTAGGGGGCACAGTGCTAACATGTTATCAATGTGTCTAAGGCTAGGCAGTTCACTTCATATGCTGAAtgaagacaggtaagtgagcaaacaaagtaaaacaaaacagatatatttgatttttatatagcgctttacaccagcgataggtctcagaGCGCTTTTCTGACGTTATACCCACCCATCGAGGTAACTCACCATTCTCTGGGCCATCTCTGAGAGCTCACTCTTGGCTTGAGCGACACCCTCTGGGCTCCCTTCTATGCGGATCTCTCCGCTGTTCTCTTGCTCGCTAGGGATGCGGATGGACACCCCATAGCTCTGCTTGATCCGGTTAACTGCAAGGAGGGAACAAAGATGGATGACAAAGTTAGACTAGAAAGAAAAATTTCTTAGATGGTACCGAAAAAAAACTGATTTGCCAAAACTGTCACATTAATGCAAAAGTGATCATACATCAATAGATTGGTACATGTCAACgaccctttttttcttcaaaatttcagAAGCGACATACCATTTGCTCCACTTTTGCCGATGATGTGCTTCACAAAGCGAGGGTTGATGGTCAGAGAGTCGAAGGAGAGGGTCTTCCGCAGTTCACTGACCACTTGTTCTAAATGTTTCTTGGCTTCCTGGACTTGTTCAGGAGGGCCTTCCAGTTCTATCTTGTCGCTGCCCTCGGCAAATTCAATGTGGACCTACCGAAAGATAAATATGTGACAGTTTGTTACCATACTACACTTGGGAAAATTAAAACAGGAGAGTTAATTGGCTCAAAgagtttgttaaaaaaaatgtcttcaCAAATCTTTGTCAAAATTTGGAATCCTGTGTTCCATGATGCACTTTGGGTATATTCTCTTTCCATCTGAGAAAGATAGGTTATGCTTTTCAAAGATTGCAACAAAATTTAGCATCTTAAAAGTCGGAACTGCAATTTGCCGTGAATTTTTCACTGTAACCGAGTCATGTTCTATTAACACACAACTGGATACCACTCAAACACTAACTCACTAGGAAATTTACACCGTATTAAAGAAGTTGTTAACAATTTACTCATATAAAGACaattttgtgacaaattaaacttgatattttaaaggtttttaaaCAACACCTCTTCGGCATTTGCAAGTGATAACTTCAACGGTGCTAAGGAAATGTTGTCCAATGGAAAACAATACACCATAGCTAATCTACATATCCCCATCTTTCTATCCTGACAATTGCTTCATTAAAACTGTGCCTAACCCCCTCCCACATCCTTCAAATTATGTGCAGAAAATAAGCAACTGAGTCTTCAATCTATTTAGGAAAGACAGTAATATACTCTCAGATTACATATACAAATTTATACAGATTACAAATACAAATTGTATCAATCTTTTTTACGCATGATTTTAGGGAAAATAGCATAACTCCGTCACGTCGTTGAACTTTGGAAGAAGTCAAACTGTACCATGCAGAGATAGGTACTACCTTCTCACCTTGGACAAACTCTGTGTAATATTGTCAATATTCTTGCCCTTTCTGCCGATGATGAAACGATGCAGCCATGACTCGGCCTGTACATGGTCAACAACAATGCTGTTTGCCTTGGGAGAGAAGAACAGGGGAAAAAGGGGTCATCCTGGGTCATATTAAGCATCATATTGAAGGAGCTGTTTAATGGTTGACAATGCAACAACATGAAAAGTGGTATTATCATCTTAAACTTTGACGTACATTCTATTTGTACCCTATCGCTATCAAATGGCATGTGAGTGGTAGACAATCTCATATTGTTCATACCTCAGTTTTCAATAACTTACTACTGCTAGTAACTCAGTGGTAAATATCCTAGTATTGCCAAGTCTCGTAATTTCAACAATTGACACTAAATAAAATCCTGTTGTTTGTCATCAAATGCAGGTTGAACGGTTGAGCCCCACGGCTAAACGACACAAATCCTGTTACTGACAAAAGACAGTGCAAACCAATCAAGCTGCAACTGTTGCTGTTGATGTGCCTGTACATAGGGCCATTCAATAAGAAAGGGGGTGCTACTGTGTGGCACAAGAAGCATCCCCTGCTACAGAATCAAACCAgcttaaaatttcattttcaaaaataaacaattttgtaaTGGTTAGCTTCTCCATAAAGACTTGTTCTGCACAAACAAAATTTGCATTACCTTACTACTTCTTCATAAGACCAGTACTTTTGTAACCCCCCACATTATCTTCATGAAGAATGTGACCAGAGACTTTTGCAAACATTTCAACTGGGTAAAGTCAACCAACCTTGGCATAGACCATAGATATTGCTGGGCCTAGCTGGTCCTGTTCACCTCTGAGGGTGATGGTCTCTGAAGGGCTGCTCGAGGAGGGCATCTCCACGGAAACTTGGGTCTTCTCCAGGATGTCTGTGATGTTTGAGCCCTTCGGCCCAATTACGTACTTGTGCTGGTTCTTACGCACCTCCAAAGAGACGGTTGTGGTCCTCGTTTTCTGAAGAGCAAACAGTGGTTGACAAAATCAATATAAACGTAACCGGGCCTGGCGAGGAGTAAGGATTGGGATGCGGGCAGTGCTACCGTTCTCAGGACCCAGGGTCGATTTAGAGGTTCCATGAAATGTGAgagaaataaatacatttctctcatttaaaaaaaaaaatgaagacttcACGAAGAGAACAATTGACAGATTTGTTCACACAAACTGGCCTCAGCGTCACGACCTTATGAATGACATGTCTATTTAAGTTTTGTTGTCAACCAATTTCCCTTACActccacaaaggtcaccttgagGGGGAGATTTCTGTGTCATGTTTTGAAGCCATCAAGTAAATGTTTGAAAGCTTGAAGATATTCTCTGTTAGATGCTTTCAATCAAACAATACGGTCAAGAAGAAGTATGCAGCCAGGCGATAAAGTTGTTACAATTAAGTAAGAAAGTAACTAACGAATATTCCCTTGGAAGAATAATCCAGAAAGGGATCTAATCTTGAAGAGGTATCAGATAACTACAGTATGATTGATAATTTTGGTGAACAGTGTACAGTTCCCATGctttcaaaatatatgaaattacaGTCGTTTTTTAAGACCATTTCAACATAATGTAGAAACATGTAATTAACGTTTTCTTATGAAGCATTATCACTTATGTGGATCT is part of the Apostichopus japonicus isolate 1M-3 chromosome 11, ASM3797524v1, whole genome shotgun sequence genome and harbors:
- the LOC139976136 gene encoding vigilin-like; this translates as MSMEPQETMEEQGGNVSMDPYEPPVLAYDEVFPPLERPAEEIAAGKPITAMPTAGPTYAKMAVRSSTITQVFRVPLEERRYKEIDQGFGESNSMANQICYQIRMRTGASIEMSLAKDQSLTIVINGKPEEVMKAKRDLINKLQTQANVKISIPKEHHRFIIGRKGEKLKELELTTATKIIIPKPDDPNPDFIYITGTKEGIDRASHEIHLTSEEQAKRALERLSIPHVYHPFICGPGNHYTKELTATTGAAVHVPPLSAQKDEIVVSGEKDGVHEACQKIMQIYEEKKTRTTTVSLEVRKNQHKYVIGPKGSNITDILEKTQVSVEMPSSSSPSETITLRGEQDQLGPAISMVYAKANSIVVDHVQAESWLHRFIIGRKGKNIDNITQSLSKVHIEFAEGSDKIELEGPPEQVQEAKKHLEQVVSELRKTLSFDSLTINPRFVKHIIGKSGANVNRIKQSYGVSIRIPSEQENSGEIRIEGSPEGVAQAKSELSEMAQRMENEKQRDIMIEYRFHRLIIGQGGENIKEIREKFNQVQITFPSAGKKSDVVALRGPKGDVDKCYTFLQHMATKLTTENYEEQIPIMKQLHKNIIGRGGATINKIKDETDTRIEIPTENSSSNMITVTGRKENVQKAKSKILAIQDELANIVEEEVNIPSKHHQSIIGPKGTLIKSIVEECGGVMIHFPPGKDNADKVRIRGVKEEVDKAKKQLLDLASQREEASYSEEIHCNPEYHRFLIGRGGANIRKVREETRARIVFPSARDDDQTLITVIGTKTAVNEAKVKLEALIKELDNVTEIQMNVDPKYHRHFVARRGQVLREIGDEYGGVTISFPRNGSDSSVVTIKGAKNCVDGAKQRIEAIVEDLEQQVTIPCIIPQKHHRSLMGPKGVKVQNITSQFDVAIKFPERPQQASPTSPEPTLVNGDAEIANGDDHKPKASDTINITGKRENCEGAKAALEEMVPITKEVSIPFDYHRFIIGKKGDGIRQLMTTHDVNIAIPPADQQSDTVTVVGTATCVDGAVAALMEKVKELDSEQEDKKLRSFTVELSVDPKYHPKIIGRKGTIITKIRTDYDVNIQFPDRSSETHDKIIIQGYEDKAEGAKAAIEKLVSDLEKQIEITVKIDSRVHSRLIGGRGKTIRKIMEDFKVDIRFPRQEESDPNLIVIQGLEEDCYECKDHLLNLEEEYLQDAMEQEHMKQYMKPPSRKEPSQSTPAAGFYVRDAPWNKAPDPTNTTDFPSIGASKSLPSKPPPSWGPKR